One window of the Candidatus Kinetoplastibacterium desouzaii TCC079E genome contains the following:
- a CDS encoding mechanosensitive ion channel family protein, with protein sequence MSFNEIIKIFDFYILKLSWIQTISSVAILILFSFLVQWLITRLFVLITDRVIILSSYGEWHSELSRRNIYRNILHAVPFFVISEGIKLVPNIGNFAEYISRITSAIIWIHVFSALVGSLSVVQHMYSANARSIKVYIQVCKLVLVAIGIILVLSVLIDRSPLWMISGLGALSAVLLLVFKDTLLSLVASTQLTTNDMLRIGDWIEMPQSNADGYVRDIALHTVKIQNWDNTVVTVPTYKLFSESYRNYRQMFESGGRRIKRTILLDVTSLRTLNEFEINDLSKIDFLNIIPNFSKVLVNHTMNISIFRFYAISFLRNHKELRQDMPMLVRMMEQKSDGIPMEIYCFTALTAWVEHERIQSEIFDHFISVLSSFKLRLYQRPSGPGFVEILN encoded by the coding sequence ATGAGTTTTAATGAGATAATTAAAATATTTGATTTTTATATCCTTAAATTAAGCTGGATTCAAACTATTTCTAGTGTCGCTATCTTAATATTATTTTCTTTCTTAGTCCAATGGTTAATTACTCGTCTGTTTGTATTAATAACAGATAGAGTGATTATCTTAAGTAGTTATGGAGAATGGCATTCTGAATTATCAAGACGTAATATATATAGAAATATACTTCATGCAGTACCTTTTTTTGTAATATCAGAAGGTATTAAATTAGTTCCTAATATTGGTAATTTTGCTGAATATATATCTAGGATTACTAGTGCTATTATATGGATTCATGTGTTTTCTGCTTTAGTTGGATCTTTAAGTGTAGTGCAACATATGTATTCTGCTAATGCAAGATCTATTAAAGTATACATACAAGTATGTAAATTAGTATTGGTTGCAATAGGTATTATTTTGGTGTTGTCAGTATTAATAGACCGTTCTCCTTTATGGATGATTTCTGGTTTAGGTGCTTTATCTGCTGTTTTATTATTAGTTTTTAAAGATACTCTTTTATCACTAGTCGCAAGTACTCAATTAACAACAAATGATATGTTGCGCATAGGAGATTGGATTGAGATGCCTCAATCTAATGCCGATGGTTATGTTAGAGATATTGCTTTACATACAGTTAAAATTCAGAATTGGGATAATACTGTTGTTACAGTGCCAACTTATAAGTTATTTTCAGAGAGTTATCGTAATTATAGACAGATGTTTGAGTCTGGTGGGAGACGTATCAAACGTACTATTCTTTTGGATGTTACTAGTTTAAGAACTTTGAATGAATTTGAAATTAATGATTTAAGCAAAATAGATTTTTTGAATATTATTCCAAATTTTTCTAAAGTTCTTGTTAATCATACTATGAATATTTCTATTTTTCGTTTTTATGCTATTTCCTTTTTAAGGAATCATAAAGAATTGCGACAAGATATGCCTATGCTGGTTAGAATGATGGAGCAAAAGTCAGATGGTATTCCTATGGAAATATATTGTTTCACTGCTTTAACTGCTTGGGTTGAGCATGAGAGAATACAATCTGAGATTTTTGATCATTTTATTTCCGTTCTATCTAGTTTTAAGCTACGTTTGTATCAAAGACCATCAGGTCCTGGTTTTGTGGAAATACTGAATTAG
- a CDS encoding lipoprotein-releasing ABC transporter permease subunit gives MFYEFWLAIKYSGILSFRNRKRDKFLSFITITSVLGIAIGVASLIVVLSVMNGFQKEVRNRMLAVVPHIELSIPGLDYSDFHNEYQKFSDFILHDDNIKSSVPFLNSQAMILKESRLIGVQVQGINSNFIDAYCLDKSLLSGDFHNLKDGCFNTIIGSELSKMMDINVGDTIFLVVPCFSSNLSGFTPRLKKFKIEGIFSSGYYEYDSNVVYISINDASKLFIDNAKNGIRISLYDVSLAPITSSYLKNNLPYYFNIEDWSSTNKFWFDAVQTEKRMMFLILSIIIAVATFNLFSSLVMLVTEKKYEISILRTFGARSINILMIFLLNGLFIGFIGTVVGVLFGVVVSNNVDQIVSFIENIFQINLLPRDAYFIDKLPHDINYTEVLKISVMSICMSLISTIYPTIRALKFSPAQVLNHVR, from the coding sequence ATGTTTTATGAATTTTGGTTGGCTATTAAATATAGTGGAATATTAAGTTTTAGAAATAGGAAGCGTGATAAGTTTCTTTCTTTTATTACTATAACTTCTGTCCTTGGAATTGCAATTGGAGTTGCATCTTTGATAGTTGTTCTCTCAGTTATGAATGGTTTCCAGAAAGAAGTTAGAAATAGAATGCTTGCAGTAGTTCCACATATCGAATTGTCGATTCCAGGTCTAGATTATAGTGATTTCCATAATGAATATCAAAAGTTTAGCGATTTTATATTACATGATGATAATATAAAAAGCTCAGTTCCATTCTTGAATTCCCAGGCTATGATTTTAAAAGAATCAAGATTAATAGGAGTACAGGTACAAGGTATTAATAGTAATTTTATTGATGCTTATTGTTTAGATAAGAGTTTATTATCTGGTGATTTTCATAACCTAAAAGATGGATGTTTTAATACTATTATAGGATCTGAATTATCAAAAATGATGGATATAAATGTTGGAGATACAATTTTTCTTGTAGTTCCTTGTTTCTCTAGTAATTTATCTGGATTTACTCCTCGTTTAAAAAAATTTAAAATAGAAGGAATATTTTCATCTGGATATTATGAATATGATTCTAATGTTGTATATATAAGTATTAATGATGCAAGTAAGTTATTTATAGATAATGCAAAAAATGGTATTCGTATTAGTTTGTATGATGTTAGTTTAGCTCCTATTACATCATCTTATCTAAAAAACAATTTGCCTTATTATTTTAATATAGAAGATTGGTCCAGTACTAATAAATTTTGGTTTGATGCAGTTCAAACAGAAAAACGAATGATGTTCTTGATCTTGAGTATTATTATAGCTGTTGCAACATTTAATTTATTTTCTTCTTTGGTCATGTTGGTTACTGAGAAAAAATATGAAATATCTATATTGAGGACATTTGGTGCTAGATCTATTAATATTTTAATGATTTTTCTATTGAATGGATTATTTATAGGTTTTATTGGAACTGTTGTTGGGGTATTGTTTGGGGTTGTTGTTTCAAACAATGTTGATCAAATAGTTTCTTTTATTGAGAATATATTCCAAATAAATTTATTACCTAGAGATGCTTACTTTATAGATAAATTACCACATGATATCAATTACACAGAAGTTTTAAAAATTT
- a CDS encoding NAD+ synthase, translated as MNNVRIAIAQINSVVGDIEGNFNKILDYIKISNDNKVDLLVTPELVTTGYPPCDLLLRSSFIDEHSKYLNYLNNILLDFDNLFVLIGHIHYESGLLYNAASLLHNGNILGTYCKYQLPNYSVFDEKRYFTSQKKPFVFSIKNKVFGVMICEDLWQESSLELYKELEIETLITLNASPFYIGKDHERYLVSSRMASYLDCMVVYANAVGGQDELIFDGGSFIIDSIGNYNKRFSFWKEDFSYFDIPNFKNSSVNIINDNSDIESIESQVWNALVLSLRNYVTKNSFPGVLIGLSGGIDSALALVIAVDALGSSNVQAVMMPTCYTSDISIQDASLLADVLNVEYTSININELLYLYNNIISSKMEYSDLAKENIQARIRANLLMAISNTNGKLVITTGNKSELATGYCTLYGDMVGGFALLKDVYKTMVYKLAKWRNNQNHIIPERVILRAPTAELRFDQNDQDVLPPYDVLDEILYLYIEQNLTFQQIVSYGHDIEVVRRVLKLLRLSEYKRGQSSIGPKITSCSFGSEWRYPITNKFLDN; from the coding sequence ATGAATAATGTTAGAATTGCTATAGCGCAAATAAATTCTGTTGTTGGTGATATTGAAGGTAATTTTAATAAAATATTGGATTATATTAAAATATCCAATGATAATAAAGTTGATTTGTTAGTAACTCCAGAACTTGTTACGACTGGATATCCTCCATGTGATTTATTATTGAGGTCATCTTTTATAGATGAGCATAGTAAATATCTTAATTATTTAAATAATATTTTATTAGACTTTGATAATTTGTTCGTTTTGATAGGTCATATTCATTATGAGTCAGGATTGTTATACAATGCTGCTTCATTATTGCATAATGGTAATATTCTTGGTACTTATTGTAAGTATCAATTACCAAATTACTCTGTTTTTGATGAAAAAAGATATTTCACAAGTCAAAAAAAACCTTTTGTTTTTAGTATTAAAAATAAAGTTTTTGGTGTCATGATTTGTGAGGATTTATGGCAAGAAAGTTCTTTAGAATTATATAAAGAGTTAGAAATTGAAACTCTTATTACATTAAATGCTTCTCCTTTTTATATTGGAAAGGATCATGAAAGGTACTTAGTTAGTTCTAGAATGGCATCATATTTAGATTGTATGGTTGTTTATGCTAACGCTGTAGGAGGTCAGGACGAATTGATATTTGATGGAGGCTCATTTATTATTGACTCCATTGGCAACTATAATAAAAGATTTTCTTTTTGGAAAGAAGATTTTAGCTATTTCGATATACCAAACTTCAAAAATTCAAGTGTTAATATAATTAATGATAATTCTGATATAGAATCTATTGAATCACAGGTATGGAATGCACTAGTTCTTTCTTTGAGAAATTATGTTACAAAAAATTCTTTTCCAGGAGTTTTAATAGGATTGTCTGGCGGAATTGATTCAGCTTTAGCTCTTGTGATTGCTGTAGATGCTTTGGGTTCTAGTAATGTGCAAGCAGTTATGATGCCAACTTGTTATACATCTGATATTTCTATTCAAGATGCTTCATTATTGGCAGATGTATTGAATGTAGAATATACTTCTATAAATATTAATGAATTGCTTTATTTATATAATAATATAATTAGTTCTAAAATGGAATATTCTGATTTAGCTAAAGAAAATATACAAGCTAGGATACGTGCTAATTTGTTAATGGCTATTTCTAATACTAATGGGAAACTAGTTATAACTACAGGTAACAAATCAGAATTGGCAACAGGTTATTGTACATTATATGGTGATATGGTAGGTGGATTTGCTTTGTTGAAAGATGTATATAAAACTATGGTTTACAAATTAGCTAAATGGCGTAATAATCAGAATCATATAATTCCAGAAAGAGTTATTCTTAGAGCACCAACAGCTGAACTGAGATTTGATCAAAATGATCAGGATGTTTTACCACCTTATGATGTTTTAGACGAAATTTTATATTTATATATAGAGCAAAATTTAACATTTCAACAAATTGTTTCTTATGGACATGATATAGAAGTAGTTAGAAGAGTATTAAAATTATTACGTTTAAGTGAGTATAAGAGGGGGCAGTCATCAATAGGTCCTAAGATTACAAGTTGTTCATTTGGAAGTGAGTGGAGATACCCAATAACTAATAAATTTTTAGATAATTAA
- the recJ gene encoding single-stranded-DNA-specific exonuclease RecJ, giving the protein MDCLFKLKTRNIEQQHSQKLIENGIHPLLSRLLSSRGIEQLIDIHYEWISLLNPIKLNQIEKASKFLANSIINNKRILIVADYDCDGATACAVGIRGLRSMGGNVDFIVPNRFNNNYGLTPEIIKQACEKSNTKPDIIITVDNGIASVEGVEYAKKIGIDVIITDHHLPGKILPNALAIINPNNQGCNFPSKNLSGVGVIFYLMIHLRSEMRNNGTYNKDTAPKLNELVDLVALGTIADLVKLDKNNRLLVTQGLKRIRLNNTHPGIKALFRISNKNIENATTSDLGFSIAPKINAAGRLSDMSLGIHCLITNDYNEAMKIANKLNEINNERKNIQEKTNLQAIKEINTYRSDLKYSICLANDNWNHGIVGLVSSKLKEKYWKPSIAFAPSNDLELKGSGRSVNGINIKDILDLISKNYPGVIKQFGGHAMAVGLTINKNNFQKFTFAFEEIVKNLTKNNQPEAIIENDGSLEIEFANVETANLLKKQVWGSGFEEPVFIDNFEVISQKLINDKHLKLSIKRNNKIFDAICFDHKEVNYKHIKAVYKLDINVWNGASNLQLVIQLIIPNKNN; this is encoded by the coding sequence ATGGACTGCTTATTTAAATTAAAAACTAGAAATATAGAACAACAACATAGTCAAAAATTAATAGAAAATGGCATACATCCTTTATTATCTAGATTATTATCATCTAGAGGGATAGAACAACTAATTGATATTCATTATGAATGGATAAGTCTATTAAATCCTATAAAGCTTAATCAAATAGAAAAAGCAAGTAAATTTCTGGCCAACTCAATTATTAATAATAAAAGAATTTTAATAGTAGCTGATTATGATTGTGATGGTGCTACAGCTTGTGCTGTAGGAATAAGAGGTCTGAGATCTATGGGGGGGAATGTCGATTTTATTGTTCCGAACAGGTTTAATAATAATTATGGATTGACACCTGAGATTATAAAACAAGCATGTGAAAAATCAAATACCAAACCAGATATTATAATTACAGTTGATAATGGAATAGCAAGTGTAGAAGGAGTTGAGTACGCAAAAAAAATTGGAATTGACGTCATAATAACAGATCATCACTTACCAGGTAAAATACTACCTAATGCTTTAGCAATAATAAATCCTAATAACCAAGGATGTAATTTCCCTTCTAAAAATTTATCAGGAGTAGGAGTAATTTTTTATTTAATGATTCATTTAAGATCAGAAATGCGCAATAATGGTACTTATAATAAGGATACTGCTCCTAAATTAAATGAATTAGTAGATTTGGTTGCCTTAGGAACTATAGCTGATCTAGTTAAATTAGATAAAAACAATAGATTACTAGTTACACAAGGTTTAAAACGAATAAGATTAAATAATACACATCCAGGTATTAAAGCTCTATTTAGAATATCTAATAAAAATATAGAAAATGCAACCACCTCAGATCTAGGGTTTTCAATAGCACCAAAAATTAATGCTGCTGGTAGATTATCTGATATGAGTCTAGGAATACATTGTTTAATCACAAATGATTATAATGAAGCTATGAAAATAGCCAACAAACTAAATGAAATAAACAATGAACGTAAAAACATTCAAGAAAAAACTAACCTTCAAGCTATTAAAGAAATAAATACTTATAGGTCAGATCTTAAATACAGTATTTGTCTTGCTAATGATAATTGGAATCATGGGATAGTTGGATTAGTATCTTCTAAATTAAAAGAAAAATACTGGAAACCATCAATAGCATTTGCTCCTTCAAACGATTTAGAACTCAAAGGCTCTGGAAGAAGCGTTAACGGCATTAACATAAAAGATATTCTTGATTTAATATCAAAAAATTATCCTGGGGTTATTAAACAATTTGGTGGTCACGCAATGGCTGTTGGTCTAACAATTAACAAAAATAATTTTCAGAAATTTACTTTTGCTTTTGAAGAAATAGTAAAAAATCTAACAAAAAACAATCAACCTGAAGCAATTATAGAAAATGATGGATCACTTGAAATAGAATTTGCTAACGTAGAAACAGCTAATTTATTAAAAAAACAAGTATGGGGATCTGGATTTGAAGAACCTGTTTTTATAGATAATTTTGAGGTTATATCTCAGAAACTAATAAATGATAAACATCTAAAATTATCCATAAAAAGAAACAACAAAATTTTTGATGCAATATGCTTTGATCATAAAGAAGTAAATTATAAACATATAAAAGCAGTTTATAAACTTGACATTAATGTATGGAATGGAGCTAGCAATCTACAATTAGTTATACAGCTTATTATCCCAAATAAAAATAATTAA